From the Desulfovibrio sp. TomC genome, one window contains:
- a CDS encoding 2-hydroxymuconate tautomerase family protein: MPFVNIKITRDGATTEQKARLIEGVTNLLRDVMGKNPQTTVVIIEEVECDNWGIGGESVTVRRARG, encoded by the coding sequence ATGCCGTTCGTCAATATCAAGATCACCCGCGACGGAGCCACCACCGAACAGAAAGCCAGACTCATCGAGGGCGTCACCAACCTGCTGCGCGACGTTATGGGTAAAAATCCCCAGACCACGGTGGTGATCATCGAGGAAGTCGAGTGCGATAACTGGGGCATCGGCGGCGAATCCGTCACCGTGCGCCGGGCGCGGGGGTGA
- a CDS encoding DMT family transporter yields MQYILLALALTAGMFMPVQAGINSKLAGVLDGAIPAAFVSFLVGTLALAAILAVMGQGVPFASAYKASPWWYWVGGTMGAFFVTATVILAPRIGGGAMIALTLAGQVAASMALDHFGLLGFPHIAFDGKRLAGSILLLAGVYLIRF; encoded by the coding sequence ATGCAGTATATCCTCCTGGCCCTGGCCCTGACCGCCGGTATGTTCATGCCCGTCCAGGCCGGCATCAACTCCAAGTTGGCCGGCGTGCTGGACGGGGCGATCCCGGCTGCCTTCGTGTCGTTCCTGGTCGGCACCCTGGCCCTGGCCGCCATTTTGGCCGTCATGGGCCAGGGCGTGCCGTTCGCCTCGGCCTATAAAGCCTCACCCTGGTGGTACTGGGTTGGCGGCACCATGGGAGCCTTTTTCGTCACAGCCACCGTGATTCTGGCCCCACGCATCGGCGGCGGGGCCATGATTGCCCTGACCCTGGCCGGGCAGGTGGCGGCCTCCATGGCGCTCGATCACTTCGGCCTGCTCGGCTTTCCGCACATCGCCTTTGACGGCAAACGCCTGGCCGGCTCCATCCTGCTTTTGGCCGGCGTCTACCTGATCCGTTTTTAA